One Nonomuraea angiospora DNA segment encodes these proteins:
- a CDS encoding VWA domain-containing protein, protein MTRHRVLLAALPLSAVLLTTACGATGTIASDAPEPRSEAQARPGLRAGSVDDNAAFTAYLDYRKKFADGDQEVRDADVSGRRIVTVTDRRGRPLFGATVQAGDQRARTYADGRALIFGDGRITVSYGGATAAATGHAPKVKLPVTAPQGRARLQVLFLIDTTGSMGDEIGRLTASVDSVAARIAKLSAGPELELGMTLYRDKGDEYVTRTTDFTADVGTFREQLTAVRAEGGGDTPEDLNAALAEALAKPAWREDAVKLVFLIADAPPHLDYDGPDYLTEARRAAERGIKIEPIASSGLDDQGEYIYRQLAQLTMGRFTFLTYGADGVSPGDKTEHHVSEYAVLALDDLVVKLVADELKGFRQ, encoded by the coding sequence ATGACACGTCACCGTGTACTTCTCGCCGCCCTGCCGCTGTCCGCCGTCCTCCTGACCACCGCCTGCGGCGCAACAGGCACGATCGCCTCCGACGCGCCCGAACCGAGGTCCGAAGCCCAGGCGCGGCCGGGGTTACGCGCGGGCAGCGTCGACGACAATGCCGCCTTCACCGCCTACCTGGACTACCGCAAGAAGTTCGCCGACGGCGACCAGGAGGTGCGCGACGCCGATGTCAGCGGGCGCAGGATCGTGACCGTGACGGACCGGCGCGGCCGGCCGCTGTTCGGCGCCACCGTACAGGCTGGGGATCAGCGGGCCCGCACCTACGCCGACGGACGCGCGCTGATCTTCGGTGACGGCCGGATCACCGTCTCGTACGGCGGGGCCACCGCCGCGGCCACCGGCCACGCGCCCAAGGTCAAGCTGCCCGTCACCGCGCCGCAGGGCCGGGCCAGGCTGCAGGTGCTGTTCCTCATCGACACCACCGGCTCGATGGGCGACGAGATCGGCCGCCTGACCGCCAGCGTCGACTCGGTCGCCGCACGCATCGCCAAGCTGTCGGCGGGGCCCGAGCTGGAGCTCGGCATGACCCTCTACCGCGACAAGGGCGACGAGTACGTTACCAGGACCACCGACTTCACCGCCGACGTGGGAACGTTCCGCGAGCAGCTCACCGCGGTGCGGGCCGAAGGCGGCGGCGACACCCCCGAGGACCTGAACGCGGCGCTCGCCGAGGCGCTGGCCAAGCCGGCCTGGCGCGAGGACGCCGTCAAGCTGGTCTTCCTCATCGCCGACGCCCCGCCGCACCTCGACTACGACGGGCCGGACTACCTGACCGAGGCCCGCCGGGCCGCCGAACGCGGCATCAAGATCGAGCCGATCGCCTCGTCGGGCCTGGACGACCAGGGCGAGTACATCTACCGCCAGCTCGCCCAGCTCACCATGGGCCGCTTCACCTTCCTCACGTACGGGGCCGACGGCGTCTCGCCGGGCGACAAGACCGAGCATCACGTCTCGGAGTACGCCGTGCTGGCCCTGGACGACCTGGTGGTCAAGCTGGTCGCCGACGAGCTGAAGGGGTTCCGGCAGTAA
- a CDS encoding glucose 1-dehydrogenase, whose amino-acid sequence MTYDFSGQVAMVTGAAAGMGAATARAFAAAGASVVLTDINQDAVEKAARELSERGCQVLPLACDVSDERQVAAAVDRTVDEFGRLDMAFNNAGIMIPDSDAADEPAEAFDSVMAVNLRGVWACMKHELARMRRQGSGAIVNCSSLAGLVGDARRASYDATKHGIVGLTKSAALEYAPRGVRINAVCPGTIDTPMVERMIDAGELDMDAALAATPMARLGRAEEIASAVLWLCGPGASFVTGVALPVDGGYTAR is encoded by the coding sequence TTGACGTACGACTTCAGCGGCCAGGTAGCCATGGTGACAGGCGCCGCCGCGGGCATGGGAGCGGCCACCGCGCGAGCGTTCGCCGCGGCAGGCGCATCCGTCGTGCTCACCGACATCAATCAGGACGCCGTCGAGAAGGCCGCGCGAGAGCTCTCCGAGCGAGGCTGCCAAGTCCTCCCCCTTGCCTGCGATGTATCCGACGAGCGGCAGGTCGCCGCCGCTGTGGACAGGACCGTCGATGAGTTCGGGCGGCTCGACATGGCGTTCAACAACGCCGGAATCATGATCCCGGACTCCGACGCCGCGGACGAGCCGGCCGAGGCGTTCGACAGCGTCATGGCCGTCAACCTGCGCGGCGTCTGGGCGTGCATGAAGCACGAGCTGGCCCGGATGCGGCGCCAGGGCTCCGGCGCGATCGTCAACTGCTCCTCGCTCGCCGGACTCGTCGGGGACGCACGACGCGCTTCCTATGACGCGACGAAGCACGGCATCGTCGGCCTGACCAAGAGCGCGGCTCTGGAGTACGCCCCTCGTGGTGTGCGGATCAACGCTGTCTGCCCCGGCACCATTGACACCCCCATGGTCGAGCGCATGATCGACGCCGGGGAACTGGACATGGACGCTGCCCTCGCCGCCACGCCGATGGCACGGCTCGGCAGGGCCGAGGAGATCGCCTCGGCCGTTCTCTGGCTGTGCGGCCCCGGCGCGAGCTTCGTCACCGGAGTCGCGCTTCCGGTCGACGGTGGATACACCGCGCGATAG
- a CDS encoding xanthine dehydrogenase family protein molybdopterin-binding subunit: MSPQPQAAVGAPLSRVDGRLKVTGKALYAAEHDVDGVVYAAIVDSGIGRGRITSIDTRAALAHPGVLRVISHRDAPKLPYRDNAGSNNPPGRRLRVFQDDRVLFHGQPVAVVVATTLQAAQHGASLVEVGYDAERSSTDLREAEADEPTRYARGDAEAALRSAAVRMDLTYRTARNHHNPMEPHAAIARWSGPRLTVWDKTQWVVGTQNELAAVFGIPAQAVRVISPFVGGAFGSGLRCWPHVVVAALAARVMARPVKVVLSRRQMYFGTGFRPSYEYRLRLGSDRRGRLTAMAHEMDAETSSYEKFTETIMPAGQMLYSMPNVSQAYRTVPLDVNTPLWMRGPGFATASFVIESAMDELAHQLGLDPIELRRRNEPAEDESNGLPFSTRRLRECYTVGAREFGWDRRRPEPRSRREGDWLIGMGMAAGLYETQRNTAQARARLNADGTATVEAAASDMGPGTYTSQTQVAADALGLTMGAVTFRLGDSLFPPTPPHGGSMTMASVGSAVLDGCDQVRQQAIKLAVEDRRSPLYGAAAQDVVVRDGRMHVKDDPARGETYRQLLARNNRTHLEALGSFSRPSGAERHSYYAYNATFAEVAVDATLGLVRVRRMLGVYDAGRIISPKLAHSQAIGGIVGGIGTALLEHTVTDHRDGRIVNANLADYLVPVNADVPDIKTIYLDGEDREADPLGVKGLGELVHIGVAPAIANAVFNATGRRIRELPITAEALL, encoded by the coding sequence GTGAGCCCTCAGCCACAGGCAGCCGTGGGTGCGCCGCTGTCCCGGGTGGACGGGCGGCTGAAGGTGACGGGCAAGGCGTTGTACGCCGCCGAGCACGACGTCGATGGCGTCGTGTACGCGGCCATCGTCGACAGCGGCATCGGCCGTGGACGCATCACCTCGATCGACACCCGCGCCGCCCTGGCCCACCCGGGGGTGCTGCGGGTGATCAGTCACCGCGACGCGCCGAAGCTGCCGTACCGTGACAACGCCGGGTCGAACAACCCGCCCGGGCGGCGGCTGCGGGTCTTCCAGGACGACCGGGTGCTCTTCCACGGTCAGCCGGTCGCCGTCGTGGTGGCCACCACCCTGCAGGCCGCGCAGCACGGCGCGAGCCTGGTCGAGGTCGGCTACGACGCCGAGCGGTCCTCGACCGATCTACGCGAGGCCGAAGCCGACGAGCCGACGCGCTATGCGCGCGGCGATGCCGAAGCCGCTCTACGTTCCGCGGCCGTACGGATGGACCTGACCTACCGGACGGCGCGCAACCATCACAACCCGATGGAGCCGCACGCCGCCATCGCCCGCTGGAGCGGCCCCAGGCTCACCGTGTGGGACAAGACCCAGTGGGTCGTGGGCACGCAGAACGAGCTCGCCGCCGTGTTCGGCATCCCGGCGCAGGCGGTGCGGGTCATCTCCCCGTTCGTCGGCGGTGCTTTCGGCTCCGGGCTGCGGTGCTGGCCGCACGTGGTCGTCGCCGCGCTGGCCGCCCGAGTGATGGCCCGTCCGGTGAAGGTCGTCCTGAGCCGCAGGCAGATGTACTTCGGCACCGGCTTCCGGCCCTCCTACGAATACCGCCTGCGCCTGGGCAGCGACCGTCGGGGACGCCTGACCGCCATGGCCCACGAGATGGACGCCGAGACCTCCTCGTACGAGAAGTTCACCGAGACCATCATGCCCGCGGGACAAATGCTCTACAGCATGCCCAACGTCTCGCAGGCCTACCGGACGGTGCCGCTGGATGTGAACACGCCGCTGTGGATGCGCGGCCCAGGCTTCGCGACGGCGTCCTTCGTCATCGAGTCAGCCATGGACGAACTCGCCCACCAGCTCGGCCTCGACCCGATCGAGCTGCGCCGGCGCAACGAACCGGCCGAGGACGAGTCCAACGGGCTGCCGTTCTCCACCCGCCGGCTGCGCGAGTGCTACACCGTCGGCGCCCGCGAGTTCGGCTGGGACCGCCGCCGTCCCGAGCCACGCTCCCGCCGTGAGGGCGACTGGCTGATCGGCATGGGCATGGCCGCCGGCCTGTACGAAACACAGCGCAACACGGCCCAGGCCCGGGCCCGGCTGAACGCCGACGGCACCGCCACGGTCGAGGCGGCCGCCAGTGACATGGGGCCGGGCACCTACACCTCGCAGACCCAGGTCGCCGCCGACGCCCTCGGGCTGACCATGGGCGCGGTGACCTTCCGGCTGGGCGACTCACTGTTCCCACCGACCCCACCGCACGGCGGCTCGATGACCATGGCCAGCGTCGGCTCCGCCGTCCTCGACGGGTGCGACCAGGTGCGACAGCAGGCGATCAAGCTGGCCGTCGAGGACCGCCGGTCGCCGCTGTACGGGGCGGCCGCACAGGACGTCGTCGTCCGCGACGGCCGGATGCACGTCAAGGACGATCCCGCGCGCGGCGAGACGTACCGGCAGCTCCTGGCCCGCAACAACCGCACCCACCTCGAAGCTCTCGGCTCCTTCTCCCGCCCGTCCGGGGCCGAACGGCACTCCTACTACGCCTACAACGCCACCTTCGCCGAGGTCGCCGTCGACGCGACGCTGGGCCTCGTACGGGTGCGGCGCATGCTCGGCGTGTACGACGCCGGCCGCATCATCAGCCCCAAACTCGCCCACAGCCAGGCGATCGGCGGCATCGTGGGCGGCATCGGCACAGCCCTGCTGGAACACACGGTCACCGACCACCGCGACGGCCGCATCGTCAACGCCAACCTCGCCGACTACCTCGTCCCCGTCAACGCCGACGTTCCGGACATCAAGACCATCTACCTGGACGGCGAGGACCGCGAAGCCGACCCGCTCGGTGTCAAAGGGCTGGGCGAGCTCGTCCACATCGGCGTGGCGCCCGCGATCGCCAACGCGGTCTTCAACGCCACCGGCCGCCGGATCCGCGAACTGCCCATCACCGCCGAAGCACTGCTCTGA
- a CDS encoding FAD binding domain-containing protein translates to MMHPFSYAKVADVDDALAAGRRGGRYIAGGTTLVDLMRENVERPAELVDITALPLREVTATSGGGLRIGALVSMADAAAHPKVRATYPVVAQALELSASAQLRNMATIGGNIMQRTRCTYFRDVTAACNKRRPGSGCAALDGFNRGHAILGASDQCVATHPSDVAVAFAALEATVHLLGPDGERRVAFADFLLQPGGTPHQEQALRPGELIYAVEIPAHPRPLKSGYLKVRDRQSYEFALTSAAVALHVRGGVIRAAKVAAGGVGAVPWKLPAVERLLVGERPSEALWAEAAVRAADGARPLRHNRFKIELLKRTVERQLRIVGGMK, encoded by the coding sequence ATGATGCATCCGTTCTCCTACGCCAAAGTCGCCGACGTCGACGACGCGCTCGCCGCCGGGCGGCGTGGCGGCCGCTACATCGCCGGCGGCACCACTCTGGTGGACCTGATGCGCGAGAACGTCGAGCGTCCCGCCGAACTGGTCGACATCACCGCCCTTCCGCTGCGCGAGGTGACCGCGACCTCGGGCGGGGGGCTGCGCATCGGCGCGCTGGTGTCGATGGCCGACGCCGCCGCCCACCCCAAGGTGCGCGCCACCTACCCGGTCGTGGCGCAGGCGCTGGAGCTGAGCGCCTCCGCCCAGCTGCGCAACATGGCCACCATCGGCGGCAACATCATGCAGCGCACCCGATGCACGTACTTCCGCGACGTGACGGCGGCGTGCAACAAGCGCCGCCCGGGCTCCGGATGCGCGGCACTGGACGGCTTCAACCGCGGCCACGCCATCCTCGGCGCTTCCGACCAGTGCGTGGCCACGCACCCCTCCGACGTCGCCGTGGCCTTCGCGGCGCTGGAGGCCACGGTGCACCTGCTGGGCCCGGACGGAGAACGTCGCGTCGCCTTCGCCGACTTCCTGCTGCAGCCGGGTGGCACCCCGCACCAGGAACAGGCCCTGCGACCCGGCGAGCTGATCTACGCCGTCGAGATCCCGGCCCATCCGCGCCCGCTCAAGTCCGGGTACCTGAAGGTTCGTGACCGGCAGTCGTACGAGTTCGCGCTGACCTCGGCGGCCGTCGCCCTGCACGTGCGCGGCGGGGTGATCCGCGCGGCGAAGGTCGCCGCCGGAGGCGTGGGCGCCGTGCCGTGGAAGCTGCCCGCCGTCGAGCGCCTGCTCGTCGGCGAGCGGCCGTCCGAGGCGCTGTGGGCCGAGGCCGCCGTGCGGGCCGCCGACGGGGCCCGGCCGCTGCGCCACAACCGATTCAAGATCGAACTGCTCAAGCGCACCGTCGAACGTCAGCTTCGCATCGTGGGAGGTATGAAGTGA